The Pseudophryne corroboree isolate aPseCor3 chromosome 2, aPseCor3.hap2, whole genome shotgun sequence genome has a segment encoding these proteins:
- the LOC135051206 gene encoding uncharacterized protein LOC135051206: MWAGPPDPQRNRYRPTFALHQSEGNITINAAVNISCCSKPYRFRFLPKEEKNKEYKNCSKQGATTFRLAVKDVLILVCHNATEIKNRTWWAQDLMFIDINASRIDIGHVKRLPSTCENVGTQAQKTVLVTQVVFPPNNRQCISQQRRAWYDTLLGGYGTLTGVLNGIDIETLANRMHSAGSKLNDGLTLQAKWMPTIFEPAKISAGIDTLMNQLINASNDFPVGFDTNITKFINWTVCTLQTMYEQQQKGVMQTMLMTGNEQVWRTIFNTSVSRDAWIHLEAAKMICNDTVCQGILTMYNVTKVIQMCNIL, translated from the coding sequence ATGTGGGCTGGACCGCCTGATCCACAAAGAAACAGATATCGACCTACATTTGCCTTACATCAGTCAGAAGGCAATATCACAATTAATGCTGCAGTAAATATAAGTTGCTGCTCCAAACCTTATAGGTTCCGATTTCTCCCTAAAGAAGAGAAGAATAAAGAATATAAGAATTGTTCTAAACAAGGAGCAACCACATTTCGGTTAGCTGTAAAAGACGTTTTAATTTTGGTATGTCATAATGCTACTGAAATAAAAAATCGAACGTGGTGGGCACAAGATTTAATGTTTATTGATATCAATGCATCACGAATCGATATTGGACATGTTAAAAGATTACCATCTACATGTGAAAATGTAGGTACACAAGCTCAAAAGACTGTGTTAGTCACACAAGTTGTTTTCCCTCCCAATAATAGACAATGTATATCCCAGCAACGACGTGCCTGGTATGATACATTGTTGGGAGGATATGGGACTCTAACAGGAGTATTAAATGGAATAGATATTGAAACATTAGCCAATAGGATGCATAGCGCCGGTAGTAAATTAAATGACGGACTTACATTACAAGCAAAATGGATGCCTACTATTTTTGAGCCAGCCAAAATATCGGCTGGAATAGATACTTTAATGAACCAGCTAATTAATGCTAGTAATGATTTTCCTGTTGGATTTGATACCAACATTACTAAATTTATAAATTGGACCGTCTGTACACTACAGACTATGTATGAGCAACAACAAAAAGGTGTTATGCAAACTATGCTAATGACCGGAAATGAACAAGTATGGAGAACAATTTTTAATACAAGTGTGTCCAGGGACGCTTGGATACACTTGGAAGCTGCTAAAATGATTTGTAATGACACCGTATGCCAAGGTATTTTAACTATGTATAATGTAACCAAAGTTATTCAAATGTGTAATATATTGTAA